Proteins encoded together in one Burkholderiales bacterium window:
- a CDS encoding CoA transferase: MARPFEGVRVLDATHVLAGPFCTYQLAVLGADVIKIEAPGRPDCARGRGPDAARNAAARGLTHEVQGGNKRALALDLADARGRAILLRLAARADVLVENYRAGALAALGLTDDALHSANPALIVCSITGYGQQGPRAGTRAYDNLLQAASGVMARTGGRTAAAFVDYASGWSAAYAIAAALFARSRDGRGQRIDCAMYDCALTMMAPELAATLAGTPVARDESGLGCYETADGALMLGAFTPAQNRRLWEALGHPDFAALASWEDLWAHASAMGSVLRERLRERGADDWVARFRTLGVPAERVRSLDEAARDPQLAHRSLLDRAEESSPVVPVAAFRFAHDGPRLDTRAPAVGEHSDAILREAGVTADEIAALRAAGVVA, from the coding sequence ATGGCACGGCCGTTCGAAGGCGTGCGCGTGCTCGACGCCACGCACGTGCTCGCCGGTCCGTTCTGCACCTACCAGCTCGCGGTGCTGGGCGCAGACGTCATCAAGATCGAGGCGCCGGGCCGTCCGGATTGCGCGCGCGGCCGTGGCCCGGACGCCGCGCGCAACGCTGCCGCGCGCGGCCTCACCCACGAAGTCCAGGGCGGCAACAAGCGCGCGCTCGCGCTCGACCTCGCCGACGCGCGCGGCCGCGCGATCCTGCTGCGGCTCGCCGCGCGCGCCGATGTCCTGGTCGAGAACTACCGCGCCGGCGCGCTCGCGGCACTCGGACTGACCGACGACGCGCTGCACTCGGCGAACCCCGCGCTCATCGTCTGCTCGATCACCGGCTACGGACAGCAGGGCCCGCGCGCGGGCACGCGCGCGTACGACAACCTGCTGCAGGCCGCGTCGGGCGTGATGGCACGTACCGGCGGCAGGACCGCGGCCGCGTTCGTCGACTATGCGAGCGGCTGGAGCGCGGCCTACGCGATCGCCGCGGCCCTGTTCGCGCGCTCGCGCGACGGTCGCGGGCAGCGCATCGACTGCGCGATGTACGACTGCGCGCTGACGATGATGGCGCCGGAACTCGCGGCCACGCTCGCCGGAACCCCGGTCGCGCGCGACGAGTCGGGGCTCGGCTGCTACGAGACCGCCGACGGAGCGCTGATGCTCGGCGCGTTCACGCCCGCGCAGAACCGCCGCCTGTGGGAGGCGCTGGGACACCCCGACTTCGCGGCGCTGGCGTCATGGGAAGACCTGTGGGCGCACGCCAGCGCGATGGGATCGGTGCTGCGCGAGCGCCTGCGCGAACGGGGTGCCGACGACTGGGTGGCGCGGTTCCGCACGCTCGGGGTCCCCGCCGAACGCGTGCGCAGCCTCGACGAAGCCGCGCGCGATCCCCAGCTCGCGCACCGCAGCCTCCTCGACCGCGCCGAAGAGTCATCGCCGGTCGTCCCGGTCGCGGCGTTCCGCTTCGCCCACGACGGCCCGCGGCTCGACACGCGCGCGCCGGCCGTCGGCGAACACAGCGACGCGATCCTGCGCGAAGCCGGCGTGACGGCGGACGAGATCGCGGCGCTGCGTGCCGCCGGAGTGGTGGCGTAG
- a CDS encoding tripartite tricarboxylate transporter substrate binding protein → MNRLRLLAAMVLAACLTGEAFAQAWPTKPVRIVVPFAPGGRVDGIARLLAQNMGAELGQTFVVDNRAGAGGSIGADHVAKSAPDGYTLLLASAGTHAILPNVDRKLPYDSIRDFTPIANLVEGFTFIGAHPSLPATDIAGLVKLAKEKPGTLGFATSGVGSYGHFAGELFELSAGIDLVHVAYKGSGPALVDLTAGHVPLMIAGELVELAKSGKVRVLATTNERRWPELPDAKTMKEQGYPQFTVHSWIGLVGPAGMAPDIVAKLNAAAGKALADPRAQEQLAKLGVLPTFTTSAAFAERIRADREAYAVIVKEANLRFK, encoded by the coding sequence ATGAACCGACTCCGCCTCCTCGCCGCGATGGTGCTCGCCGCCTGCCTCACCGGAGAGGCGTTCGCGCAGGCCTGGCCCACGAAACCGGTGCGCATCGTGGTGCCGTTCGCGCCCGGCGGGCGCGTCGACGGCATCGCGCGACTCCTCGCCCAGAACATGGGTGCCGAGCTCGGGCAGACCTTCGTCGTCGACAACCGCGCCGGCGCGGGCGGGTCGATCGGCGCGGACCACGTGGCGAAGTCGGCGCCCGACGGCTACACGCTGCTCCTCGCCTCCGCCGGCACGCACGCGATCCTGCCCAACGTCGACCGCAAGCTCCCCTACGACTCGATCCGCGACTTCACGCCGATCGCGAACCTGGTCGAGGGGTTCACCTTCATCGGCGCGCATCCGTCGCTGCCGGCGACCGACATCGCGGGCCTCGTGAAGCTCGCGAAGGAAAAGCCCGGCACGCTGGGCTTCGCCACCTCGGGCGTCGGATCCTACGGGCACTTCGCCGGCGAACTGTTCGAGCTCTCCGCGGGCATCGACCTCGTCCACGTCGCCTACAAGGGCAGCGGCCCGGCGCTGGTCGACCTCACCGCCGGCCACGTGCCGCTGATGATCGCCGGCGAACTGGTCGAGCTCGCGAAATCGGGCAAGGTCCGCGTGCTCGCCACCACCAACGAGCGGCGCTGGCCGGAACTGCCCGACGCGAAGACGATGAAGGAACAGGGCTACCCGCAGTTCACCGTGCACTCGTGGATCGGCCTCGTCGGGCCGGCCGGGATGGCGCCCGACATCGTCGCGAAGCTCAACGCCGCCGCGGGCAAGGCGCTCGCCGATCCGAGGGCGCAGGAACAGCTCGCGAAACTGGGCGTGCTCCCGACGTTCACCACGTCCGCGGCGTTCGCCGAACGGATCCGCGCCGACCGCGAAGCCTACGCGGTCATCGTGAAGGAGGCGAACCTCCGCTTCAAGTGA
- a CDS encoding tripartite tricarboxylate transporter substrate binding protein, giving the protein MKTARPTRSAAGLVLGIALGFAATAAAQTWPTKPIHVISLFSAGSTVDLHARLMATPLSEILGQPVVVENKAGAGGAIGLDAGAKAPPDGHVIGIGTTGPMTINPFLIGSTVPYDPMKDIAPITQYGIGPNVIVVNASVPAKSLAELIALAKAKPGSISYASSSGIGSTAHLAGELLGSVAGVELVHIPYKGNAEGVTALLANQVQMAISGLPPMIAHIQSGRLRALAVTGPARMAQLPDVPTVKELGMPEIDVTAWYGFVAPAGTPPEIVQKLADAIARTVARPEVRERFLATGTEPHVTSPRLFADLIASDGKRWSAVIRKANVRAQ; this is encoded by the coding sequence ATGAAGACCGCCCGCCCCACGCGCTCCGCCGCCGGCCTCGTGCTCGGCATCGCTCTCGGTTTCGCGGCGACCGCCGCCGCGCAGACCTGGCCGACGAAGCCGATCCACGTCATTTCCCTGTTCTCGGCCGGCAGCACGGTCGACCTGCACGCGCGGCTGATGGCGACTCCGCTCTCCGAGATCCTCGGCCAGCCGGTCGTGGTCGAGAACAAGGCCGGCGCCGGCGGGGCCATCGGGCTCGACGCCGGCGCCAAAGCCCCGCCCGACGGCCACGTGATCGGCATCGGCACGACCGGCCCGATGACGATCAATCCGTTCCTGATCGGCTCGACCGTCCCCTACGACCCGATGAAGGACATCGCGCCGATCACGCAGTACGGCATCGGTCCGAACGTCATCGTCGTCAACGCGAGCGTGCCGGCGAAGAGTCTCGCGGAACTGATCGCGCTCGCGAAGGCGAAGCCCGGCTCGATCAGCTACGCCTCGTCGAGCGGGATCGGCAGCACCGCGCACCTCGCCGGCGAACTGCTCGGCTCGGTGGCCGGCGTCGAGCTCGTGCACATCCCCTACAAGGGCAACGCCGAGGGCGTCACCGCGCTGCTCGCGAATCAGGTGCAGATGGCGATCTCGGGTCTGCCGCCGATGATCGCGCACATCCAGTCCGGCCGGCTGCGCGCGCTCGCGGTCACCGGCCCCGCGCGGATGGCGCAACTGCCCGACGTGCCGACGGTGAAGGAACTCGGGATGCCGGAGATCGACGTGACCGCGTGGTACGGCTTCGTCGCCCCGGCGGGCACGCCGCCGGAGATCGTGCAGAAGCTCGCCGACGCGATCGCCAGGACCGTCGCGCGCCCCGAAGTGCGCGAACGCTTCCTCGCGACCGGCACCGAACCCCACGTCACCTCGCCGCGCCTGTTCGCCGACCTGATCGCGTCCGACGGCAAGCGCTGGTCGGCGGTGATCCGCAAGGCGAACGTCCGCGCGCAGTAG
- a CDS encoding amidohydrolase has product MASPVIDVHTHSLTEAWFRLLKEHGGPRYTVKAVTGGLRAIHLEGAPFMTPVPAMFDYAARLRAMDECGVDVCVVSLSCPNVYWGGPEVSSEAARIMNDDMAAAQRAHPDRLRHFASLPWQYADRALAELERACANGASGVMVLANIDGRSLTDPAFEPIWSAIDARGLPVLVHPTAPPGVAELDMSRFQLTASIGFTFDTSLAVARMIYDGFFDRHPRLKLIASHGGGALPYLIHRMDQCFDNIPACREKTSVRPSEYLSRIYADSVVFAQDALALCVKEFGADNVLYGSDYPHTIGDMPGCLRRVNALPDAQRDKVRGQNARRIFGF; this is encoded by the coding sequence GTGGCGAGCCCGGTCATCGATGTCCACACCCACAGCCTCACCGAAGCGTGGTTCCGCCTGCTCAAGGAGCACGGCGGGCCGCGCTACACCGTCAAGGCGGTGACCGGCGGATTGCGCGCGATCCACCTCGAAGGCGCTCCGTTCATGACGCCGGTGCCGGCGATGTTCGACTACGCGGCGCGCCTGCGCGCGATGGACGAGTGCGGCGTCGACGTGTGCGTGGTGTCGCTCTCCTGTCCCAACGTCTACTGGGGCGGGCCGGAGGTGAGCAGCGAAGCCGCGCGCATCATGAACGACGACATGGCGGCCGCGCAGCGCGCGCATCCGGACCGCCTGCGTCATTTCGCCTCGCTCCCCTGGCAGTACGCCGATCGCGCGCTCGCCGAACTGGAGCGCGCCTGCGCCAACGGCGCGAGCGGCGTGATGGTGCTCGCCAACATCGACGGCCGGTCGCTCACCGACCCCGCGTTCGAGCCGATCTGGTCGGCGATCGACGCGCGCGGCCTGCCGGTGCTCGTCCACCCCACGGCTCCGCCCGGTGTCGCCGAACTCGACATGTCGCGCTTCCAGCTCACCGCGTCGATCGGCTTCACCTTCGACACCTCGCTCGCGGTCGCGCGCATGATCTACGACGGTTTCTTCGACCGCCATCCGCGCCTGAAGCTCATCGCCTCGCACGGCGGCGGCGCGCTGCCGTACCTGATCCACCGGATGGACCAGTGCTTCGACAACATTCCGGCCTGCCGCGAGAAGACCAGCGTGCGGCCGTCGGAATACCTGTCGCGGATCTACGCCGACTCGGTCGTGTTCGCGCAGGACGCGCTCGCGCTGTGCGTGAAGGAATTCGGCGCCGACAACGTGCTCTACGGTTCCGACTATCCGCACACCATCGGCGACATGCCCGGCTGCCTGCGGCGCGTGAACGCGCTGCCCGACGCGCAGCGCGACAAGGTGCGGGGGCAGAACGCCCGCCGGATCTTCGGCTTCTGA
- a CDS encoding tripartite tricarboxylate transporter substrate binding protein — translation MTTSYPRRGVLRALATLTLAGMVPVASAQDAWPSRPVHLVVPYPPAALTDLLGRAIAERLSAGLKQPVIVENKPGAGTLVGAEFVAKSPPDGYTLLLATSTTLGISPALYRSSPIDPVRDFTPIAQMGSVNFFLIANPSFPAKNVREMIDVIKANPGKFNYASVGSGSPHHLFMETLKKELGLDIQHVAYKGTPAALTDLLAGNVQVMFSDATVAIPNIKAGKVVALGTSAAKPTELLPDVPPIAATVPGFDWQAWQGVVAPAGVPKDVVTRLAQEFARIQSDPAFRAQLIKFGMEPYAPHSPEQFAAIVKAEQPRWQKAVRDSGAKVD, via the coding sequence GCCCTCGCCACGCTCACGCTCGCCGGCATGGTTCCCGTGGCCTCGGCGCAGGACGCCTGGCCCAGCCGGCCGGTGCATCTGGTCGTGCCCTATCCGCCGGCGGCGCTGACCGACCTCCTCGGTCGCGCGATCGCCGAGCGCCTGTCGGCGGGGCTGAAGCAGCCGGTCATCGTCGAGAACAAGCCCGGCGCCGGGACGCTGGTGGGCGCGGAGTTCGTCGCGAAGTCGCCGCCCGACGGCTACACGCTGCTGCTCGCCACGAGCACCACGCTCGGCATCAGCCCGGCGCTCTACCGCAGCTCGCCGATCGACCCGGTGCGCGACTTCACGCCGATCGCGCAGATGGGTTCGGTCAACTTCTTCCTGATCGCGAATCCGTCGTTCCCCGCGAAGAACGTCCGCGAGATGATCGACGTGATCAAGGCGAATCCGGGCAAGTTCAACTACGCGTCGGTCGGCAGCGGCAGCCCGCACCACCTGTTCATGGAGACGCTCAAGAAGGAACTCGGCCTCGACATCCAGCACGTCGCGTACAAGGGCACGCCCGCGGCGCTCACCGACCTTTTGGCCGGCAACGTGCAGGTGATGTTCTCCGACGCGACGGTCGCCATCCCGAACATCAAGGCGGGCAAGGTCGTCGCGCTGGGGACCTCGGCGGCCAAGCCGACCGAACTCCTGCCGGACGTGCCGCCGATCGCCGCGACCGTGCCGGGCTTCGACTGGCAGGCGTGGCAGGGCGTGGTCGCACCGGCCGGCGTCCCGAAGGACGTCGTGACGCGGCTCGCGCAGGAATTCGCGCGGATCCAGTCGGATCCCGCCTTCCGCGCGCAACTCATCAAGTTCGGGATGGAGCCTTACGCGCCGCACTCGCCCGAGCAGTTCGCCGCCATCGTGAAGGCGGAGCAGCCGCGCTGGCAGAAGGCCGTGCGCGATTCCGGCGCCAAGGTCGATTGA